Proteins from a genomic interval of Mesobacillus sp. S13:
- the ppc gene encoding phosphoenolpyruvate carboxylase, whose protein sequence is MTSGIEVNDSSLPLRRDVKMLGNILGDILVYHGGVELFEKVEKIRAMCKTLRNGHDRDTYPALKEEIASLSVPMRKNVIRAFSVYFHLINAAEQNHRIRRRRDYLLESEISAQPGSIEAAILSLKDNHISSDIIQNVLNTISLELIITAHPTEATKRSILEIQKRIADILKSLDNPLLSKKERERVEESLFNEVSVLWQTDELRDRKPTVIDEVRNGLYYFDQTLFDVLPEIHQEVETSLKGHYSEHEWKVPHFLRFGSWIGGDRDGNPNVTPDITWETLQRQRRLVLKKYKAVLVDLMKRFSHSITRAAVSEELMASVLEDEERYLTDDQKWNIEGEVYRRKFAVIIQRLKEAGKSEIGYKSSEEMLEDLLVIKRSIYQHHPVHHELKSLQKLIRQVQLFGFHLATLDIRNHSGEHEAAISEILKKVGITQDYPSLSEDDKQELLIKILADPRPLLLLHEDYSKETQEMLRVFQMIKRAHNEFGKRSISVYLVSMTQSASDLLEVLVLAKEAGIYRLHTDGTFETDLNVAPLLETIDDLTAGPKIMETLFNMPVYRNHLKKMGDQQEIMLGYSDGSKDGGTLTANWKLYKAQLEINEMAKKYQIGLKFFHGRGGSLGRGGGPLNRSLLSQPVETLGQGVKITEQGEVLSSRYLLKDIAYRSLEQATSTMMKAAANVLKESEQGHLRDQRWVDAIEQISAVSLRKYQSLVFEDPDFITYFNQATPLKELAELNIGSRPMSRKNSSKFENLRAIPWVFAWTQSRQLFPAWYAAGSGLQSFAQQSPENLKVLQEMYAEWPFFRSTVDNLQMALMKADITTAQEYKSLVEDKEIADRIFGNILEEYERTKNILLEITEDEELLDHTPNIKDSVHRRNPYVDPLNFIQVELIKELRQDEDPDDELLTQVLLTISGVAAGLRNTG, encoded by the coding sequence ATGACATCAGGAATCGAAGTGAATGACAGCAGTTTGCCATTACGCCGGGATGTGAAAATGCTTGGAAACATCCTTGGAGATATTCTAGTCTATCATGGCGGAGTGGAACTGTTTGAAAAAGTAGAAAAGATCCGCGCTATGTGCAAAACGCTTAGAAATGGACATGACCGCGATACATACCCTGCTTTGAAAGAGGAAATCGCTAGTTTGTCAGTACCCATGAGGAAGAATGTAATCAGAGCTTTTTCTGTATATTTTCATTTAATCAATGCTGCAGAACAAAACCATCGGATCCGCAGGCGCCGTGATTACTTGCTGGAGTCCGAGATCAGCGCACAGCCTGGCTCTATTGAAGCAGCCATCCTTTCATTGAAAGACAATCATATATCCTCTGATATCATCCAAAATGTATTAAATACCATTTCTTTGGAATTGATCATAACAGCCCATCCAACAGAAGCCACCAAGCGTTCAATTCTGGAGATCCAGAAAAGGATAGCAGATATCCTTAAAAGTCTGGACAACCCACTTTTATCCAAGAAAGAGCGTGAAAGGGTCGAGGAAAGCTTATTCAATGAGGTTTCCGTCCTATGGCAAACGGATGAATTGAGGGATCGTAAACCCACCGTCATAGATGAAGTAAGGAATGGACTTTATTATTTTGACCAGACTTTATTCGACGTGCTCCCTGAAATCCATCAGGAAGTAGAAACTAGCCTGAAAGGTCACTATTCTGAACATGAATGGAAAGTGCCTCATTTCCTTCGATTTGGTTCATGGATCGGCGGTGACAGGGATGGCAATCCAAATGTGACTCCAGATATTACATGGGAAACTTTGCAAAGACAAAGACGTCTCGTACTAAAAAAATATAAAGCTGTATTAGTTGACTTGATGAAGCGTTTCAGCCATTCAATCACAAGAGCAGCTGTTAGTGAAGAGTTAATGGCATCTGTGCTTGAGGATGAGGAAAGATATTTAACAGATGATCAAAAGTGGAATATTGAAGGCGAAGTGTATCGCCGTAAATTCGCGGTCATCATTCAAAGGCTCAAGGAAGCCGGGAAATCAGAAATAGGCTATAAATCATCAGAGGAAATGCTTGAAGACCTTCTTGTCATTAAACGAAGCATCTATCAGCACCACCCTGTGCACCATGAGCTTAAAAGTTTGCAGAAGTTGATCAGGCAAGTACAGTTATTTGGATTCCATCTTGCCACTCTGGATATTCGGAACCATAGCGGGGAACATGAAGCGGCAATATCTGAAATACTAAAAAAGGTCGGGATCACTCAGGATTACCCATCATTATCTGAAGATGACAAACAGGAATTACTTATTAAAATTCTTGCGGACCCAAGGCCATTGCTCCTTCTTCATGAGGACTACTCAAAAGAGACACAGGAAATGCTTCGAGTTTTTCAGATGATCAAACGGGCACACAATGAGTTCGGAAAGCGATCGATCTCTGTTTATTTAGTGAGTATGACTCAATCGGCAAGTGATTTGCTGGAAGTTCTTGTCCTAGCCAAAGAAGCCGGTATTTACAGGCTCCACACTGATGGTACATTTGAGACGGATTTGAATGTTGCTCCGTTGCTTGAAACGATCGATGATTTAACAGCTGGGCCTAAAATCATGGAAACATTATTCAACATGCCTGTTTACCGCAATCATTTGAAAAAGATGGGGGACCAGCAGGAAATAATGCTTGGGTATTCAGATGGAAGCAAGGATGGCGGAACGTTGACGGCTAACTGGAAACTTTACAAAGCCCAGCTCGAAATCAATGAAATGGCGAAGAAGTACCAAATTGGACTGAAGTTTTTCCATGGCAGGGGAGGTTCCTTGGGCCGTGGTGGCGGACCATTGAACAGAAGTTTGCTATCCCAGCCTGTCGAAACACTTGGGCAGGGAGTGAAAATTACCGAACAGGGTGAAGTATTATCATCTCGCTACCTATTGAAAGATATTGCTTATAGAAGCCTTGAACAGGCTACATCCACGATGATGAAGGCAGCTGCTAATGTCTTAAAGGAATCTGAGCAGGGCCATTTACGTGACCAAAGATGGGTTGATGCAATCGAACAAATATCTGCTGTTTCCTTGAGGAAATATCAATCGCTTGTGTTCGAAGATCCTGATTTCATCACCTATTTCAACCAAGCAACACCATTAAAGGAACTTGCTGAGCTTAATATAGGTTCTCGTCCAATGAGCCGTAAGAACAGCAGTAAGTTTGAAAATCTTCGTGCTATTCCATGGGTATTTGCGTGGACCCAAAGCAGACAGCTTTTCCCTGCATGGTATGCGGCGGGTTCTGGTTTGCAGAGCTTTGCACAACAAAGTCCTGAAAATCTGAAGGTCTTACAGGAAATGTATGCAGAATGGCCGTTTTTCAGGAGTACGGTTGATAATCTGCAAATGGCACTAATGAAAGCAGATATCACTACGGCACAGGAATACAAATCGCTTGTAGAAGATAAAGAAATTGCTGATCGTATTTTTGGCAACATCTTAGAGGAATACGAAAGAACCAAGAATATCCTTCTGGAAATAACAGAAGATGAAGAACTACTGGATCATACGCCAAATATCAAAGATTCAGTTCATAGACGGAATCCATATGTCGATCCGCTAAACTTCATTCAGGTTGAGTTGATTAAGGAGCTTCGTCAGGATGAAGATC